A portion of the Thermoanaerobaculia bacterium genome contains these proteins:
- a CDS encoding O-methyltransferase, giving the protein MGNDPAGIGQSDPAVGRYLDSVLGNEDEVLAEIRERSLAAGLPEIQVARLDGRHLEAIARAARARKIVEIGTLGGYSGVCLARALPPGGTLDTFEYEPKHADVAAESFRRAGLSDRVRIHVGRALEKLPEIVRDGPFDLVFVDADKTSYPGYYRWAAGHLRRGGVLLADNVFRAAFGPQEGWSRESVEALDRFNRELAGGEEFMTTFLPTVEGLAFGVKL; this is encoded by the coding sequence ATGGGCAACGACCCCGCCGGCATCGGCCAGAGCGATCCCGCCGTCGGCCGCTATCTCGATTCCGTTCTCGGCAACGAAGACGAGGTCCTCGCGGAGATCCGGGAACGGTCGCTCGCCGCGGGCCTTCCCGAAATCCAGGTCGCGCGCCTCGACGGGCGGCATCTCGAAGCGATCGCCCGCGCGGCCCGCGCCCGGAAGATCGTCGAGATCGGAACGCTGGGAGGCTACTCCGGCGTCTGCCTGGCCCGCGCCCTTCCGCCGGGCGGAACCCTCGACACCTTCGAGTACGAACCGAAGCACGCGGACGTCGCGGCGGAATCGTTCCGGCGGGCCGGCCTCTCCGACCGCGTGCGCATCCACGTGGGGCGGGCGCTCGAGAAGCTCCCCGAGATCGTGCGGGACGGCCCTTTCGACCTGGTCTTCGTCGACGCGGACAAGACGAGCTATCCCGGCTACTACCGCTGGGCGGCCGGGCACCTGCGCCGCGGCGGCGTGCTGCTCGCCGACAACGTGTTCCGCGCGGCGTTCGGGCCCCAGGAAGGCTGGAGCCGCGAGAGCGTCGAGGCGCTCGACCGGTTCAACCGGGAGCTGGCGGGAGGGGAAGAGTTCATGACGACCTTCCTGCCGACGGTCGAGGGACTGGCTTTCGGGGTGAAGCTCTAG